In Corylus avellana chromosome ca2, CavTom2PMs-1.0, the following proteins share a genomic window:
- the LOC132171333 gene encoding pentatricopeptide repeat-containing protein At3g61360 has protein sequence MMRRKGSNQVSCLFSSLVTVAAKSSNQSNLSIEANSSINKIIRIINDHPFPDQPLQPTLLHCIPSPVLSNTFAENVLGRLFAAHSNGLKALEFFKFYLNHSQFCPSSDAFEKTLHILARMRYFDKAWELMEEIQQRHPSLLTPKSMSILLSKIAKFQSFEDTLEAFQKMENDVFVGSKFGTDEFNVLLRAFCTQRQMKEARSVFLKMHSRFPPNTKTMNILLLGFRESGDVTAVELFYHEMVLRGFKPNSITYNIRIDAYCKKGCFGDGLRLLEEMEQVNCLPTLETITTLIHGAGVVRNPIKARQLFDEIPLRNLHPDTGTYNALMSSLVRSKDVKSAVALMDEMEEKHIAHDSMTYQIMFSGLMRSNGIEGVCELYHKMVERNFVPQTRTVVMLMKFFCGNRQLDLGLKFWNYLVEKGYCPHGHALDLLVTGLCSLGRVQEAFECSKQVLERGRHISESVSRMLGRFLLQRGEMDKLSTLNQMIKKLQDILPPSVGHAAGIAASTEKN, from the coding sequence ATGATGAGAAGAAAGGGATCTAACCAAGTTTCTTGCTTGTTTTCCTCTTTGGTCACTGTTGCTGCTAAATCATCCAACCAATCAAACCTATCCATAGAAGCCAATTCTAGCATCAACAAGATTATCAGAATCATTAACGACCATCCATTTCCTGATCAACCACTTCAACCTACCCTTCTCCACTGCATTCCTTCACCTGTTCTCTCCAACACCTTCGCGGAGAATGTTCTTGGTCGCCTCTTTGCAGCCCACTCCAATGGTCTCAAAGCGCttgaattcttcaaattttACCTCAATCATTCCCAGTTCTGTCCAAGTTCAGATGCTTTTGAAAAGACGCTTCACATTCTTGCACGGATGCGATATTTTGATAAAGCTTGGGAACTGATGGAAGAAATCCAACAAAGACATCCTTCCTTGCTCACCCCCAAGTCGATGAGTATTTTGCTGTCCAAAATTGCAAAGTTCCAATCCTTTGAAGATACCCTGGAGGCATTTCAAAAAATGGAGAATGATGTTTTTGTTGGTAGCAAGTTTGGTACTGATGAATTCAATGTACTGCTTCGAGCATTCTGCACGCAGAGGCAGATGAAGGAGGCACGCTCTGTGTTCCTAAAAATGCATTCTCGATTTCCTCCCAACACCAAGACCATGAATATCTTGCTCTTGGGGTTCAGGGAATCGGGTGATGTTACTGCAGTAGAACTATTCTATCATGAAATGGTCCTGAGAGGTTTTAAGCCAAATAGTATTACTTATAATATCAGAATTGATGCTTACTGTAAGAAAGGTTGCTTTGGTGATGGTTTGAGGCTTCTCGAAGAAATGGAACAGGTGAATTGCTTGCCTACCTTAGAAACAATTACTACTCTGATCCATGGAGCAGGGGTTGTTCGAAACCCAATCAAGGCACGGCAACTATTTGATGAAATTCCTCTGAGGAACTTGCACCCGGATACTGGTACCTATAATGCTTTGATGAGCTCGCTCGTTAGATCAAAAGATGTGAAGTCTGCAGTTGCTTTGATGGATGAGATGGAAGAGAAACATATTGCGCATGACAGTATGACCTATCAAATCATGTTCTCAGGATTGATGAGATCAAATGGCATTGAGGGTGTTTGTGAGCTATACCACAAgatggttgaaagaaattttgtgCCCCAAACACGAACAGTGGTGATGTTAATGAAATTTTTCTGCGGGAATCGTCAGCTTGATTTGGGTTTGAAGTTTTGGAATTACCTAGTGGAAAAAGGGTATTGTCCTCATGGCCATGCGTTGGATCTCTTGGTGACAGGACTGTGCTCCCTGGGGAGGGTGCAAGAAGCATTTGAATGCTCCAAACAAGTGTTGGAGAGAGGGAGGCATATTAGTGAGTCAGTGTCTCGGATGTTGGGAAGATTTTTGCTGCAGAGAGGTGAGATGGACAAGTTGAGTACGCTCAACCAGATGATAAAGAAATTACAAGATATTTTGCCGCCATCAGTAGGGCATGCTGCAGGAATTGCTGCCTCAACAGAGAAAAACTAG